The proteins below are encoded in one region of Geomonas ferrireducens:
- the secA gene encoding preprotein translocase subunit SecA, whose protein sequence is MFGALIKKFVGSKNERELKRLWPIVERINQLEAETVKLTDDELRGKTAQFKERYAKGESLDSMLPEAFAVCREAGKRVLGMRHFDVQLIGGMVLHAGKIAEMKTGEGKTLVATLPSYLNGISGKGVHVVTVNDYLAKRDSDWMGRIHKFLGLSVGVIVHGLEDWERREAYAADITYGTNNEFGFDYLRDNMKFDLADYVQRPFNFAVVDEVDSILIDEARTPLIISGPTEDSTDKYYIIDRIIPMLKKGEVIEVEANTLSGKRKTYTGDFTVDEKAKSATLTEEGVLKVEQLLKIDNLYDPRNMEMLHHTQQALRAHALFKRDVDYVVRDNEVLIVDEFTGRLMPGRRWSDGLHQAIEAKEGAKIENENQTLATITFQNYFRMYARLSGMTGTADTEAEEFHKIYNLDVVVIPTNRPLLRPDFPDVIYKTEREKFDAVIAEIKELHEKGQPILVGTISIEKSEQLSELLKREAIPHFVLNAKQHEKEAEIVAQAGRKGMVTIATNMAGRGTDILLGGNPDGLARQEFGGTPEVKTEAVLEAIGKAIDEEQDETAILGMLEKDFGSVFPVVDRHVKNGFDIDTDQLEPLLFAEYKRQFDLLVDKHKPVCAAEHDEVVALGGLHILGTERHESRRIDNQLRGRSGRQGDPGSSRFYLSLQDDLLRIFGSDRVSMIMDKLGIEEGEAITHGLITRAIENAQKKVEAHNFEIRKHLIEYDDVMNKQREVIYTQRKEILAGNEIRKSFAGMLDETVTDVVQAFVIDRTPAREWDWQGITDTVFKLFGIHLDLTPELFDRITPVNFEDTLRSSTRDRFNQKVTEFGDELMDHLIKVIMLQVIDTQWKDHLLSIDHLKEGIGLRGYGQKDPKQEYKREAYQLFMDMMNRTRQEVVEKIFWVQIGQEEDLAQYELEQPEQKMVFNLVEPEAEEAASKGTAKSARNAGRNEPCPCGSGKKYKKCCGK, encoded by the coding sequence ATGTTTGGCGCGCTTATAAAGAAGTTTGTCGGGAGCAAGAACGAGCGGGAACTGAAGCGTCTCTGGCCTATCGTGGAACGCATAAACCAGCTGGAAGCGGAGACCGTCAAGCTCACCGACGATGAACTGCGCGGCAAGACGGCACAGTTCAAGGAGCGCTACGCCAAGGGGGAGAGCCTCGACTCGATGCTTCCCGAGGCGTTCGCCGTCTGCCGCGAGGCGGGCAAGCGCGTTCTCGGCATGCGCCACTTCGACGTGCAGCTGATCGGCGGCATGGTGCTTCACGCCGGCAAGATCGCCGAGATGAAGACCGGCGAGGGTAAAACCCTAGTGGCGACGCTTCCCTCCTACCTGAACGGCATTTCCGGCAAGGGGGTCCACGTCGTCACCGTGAACGACTACCTCGCCAAGCGCGACTCCGACTGGATGGGTCGCATCCACAAGTTCTTAGGGCTCTCCGTGGGCGTCATCGTGCACGGTCTCGAGGACTGGGAGCGCCGCGAGGCCTACGCCGCCGACATCACATACGGCACCAACAACGAGTTCGGTTTCGATTACTTGCGCGACAACATGAAGTTCGACCTGGCCGACTACGTCCAGCGTCCCTTCAATTTTGCCGTAGTCGACGAGGTTGACTCCATCCTCATCGACGAGGCGAGGACTCCGCTCATCATCTCCGGCCCGACCGAGGACTCCACGGACAAGTACTACATCATCGACCGCATCATCCCGATGCTCAAGAAGGGTGAGGTGATCGAGGTCGAGGCCAACACCCTCTCCGGCAAAAGAAAGACCTACACCGGCGACTTCACCGTCGACGAGAAGGCGAAGAGCGCGACCCTGACCGAGGAAGGGGTGCTGAAGGTCGAGCAGCTCCTGAAGATCGACAACCTCTACGATCCGAGGAACATGGAGATGCTGCACCACACCCAGCAGGCGCTCCGTGCGCACGCCCTGTTCAAGCGCGACGTGGATTACGTGGTGCGCGACAACGAGGTCCTCATCGTCGACGAGTTCACCGGCCGCCTCATGCCGGGGCGCCGCTGGTCCGACGGCCTGCACCAGGCCATCGAGGCGAAAGAAGGGGCGAAGATCGAGAACGAGAACCAGACTCTCGCCACGATCACCTTCCAGAACTACTTCCGCATGTACGCAAGGCTCTCCGGCATGACCGGTACCGCCGACACCGAGGCGGAGGAGTTCCACAAGATCTACAACCTGGACGTCGTGGTCATCCCGACCAACCGCCCGCTTCTGCGCCCGGACTTCCCGGACGTCATCTACAAGACTGAGCGCGAGAAGTTCGACGCGGTCATCGCCGAGATCAAGGAACTGCACGAGAAGGGGCAGCCGATCCTGGTCGGCACCATCTCCATCGAGAAGTCCGAGCAGCTCTCCGAGCTCTTGAAGCGGGAAGCGATCCCGCACTTCGTCCTCAACGCGAAGCAGCACGAGAAGGAGGCGGAGATCGTCGCCCAGGCTGGCCGCAAGGGGATGGTCACCATCGCCACCAACATGGCAGGCCGCGGTACCGACATCCTTCTGGGCGGTAACCCCGACGGGCTTGCCCGCCAGGAGTTCGGCGGCACCCCCGAGGTGAAGACCGAGGCGGTTCTAGAGGCGATCGGAAAGGCGATCGACGAGGAACAGGACGAGACCGCGATCCTTGGCATGCTCGAGAAGGACTTCGGCAGCGTTTTCCCCGTGGTCGATCGTCACGTGAAAAACGGGTTCGACATCGACACCGATCAGCTCGAGCCGCTGCTCTTCGCCGAGTACAAGCGCCAGTTCGATCTCCTCGTGGATAAGCACAAGCCTGTGTGCGCCGCGGAGCACGACGAGGTGGTCGCTCTGGGCGGCCTGCACATCCTCGGCACCGAGCGCCACGAGTCGCGCCGCATCGACAACCAGCTGCGCGGCCGTTCCGGCCGTCAGGGCGACCCGGGTTCCTCCCGTTTCTACCTGTCGCTGCAGGACGACCTCCTGCGCATCTTCGGTTCCGACCGCGTCTCCATGATCATGGACAAGCTCGGCATCGAGGAGGGTGAGGCGATCACCCACGGCCTGATCACCCGCGCCATCGAGAACGCGCAGAAGAAGGTCGAGGCGCACAACTTCGAGATCAGGAAGCACCTGATCGAGTACGACGACGTCATGAACAAGCAGCGCGAGGTGATCTACACCCAGAGAAAGGAGATCCTCGCCGGCAACGAGATCAGGAAGAGCTTCGCCGGGATGCTGGACGAGACCGTCACCGACGTGGTGCAGGCCTTCGTCATCGACCGGACCCCTGCGCGCGAGTGGGATTGGCAGGGGATCACCGACACCGTATTCAAGCTGTTCGGCATCCATCTCGATCTGACCCCGGAGCTCTTCGATCGCATCACCCCGGTGAACTTCGAGGATACGCTGAGAAGCAGCACCCGCGACCGGTTCAACCAGAAGGTGACCGAGTTCGGTGACGAGCTCATGGATCATCTGATCAAGGTGATCATGCTGCAGGTCATCGACACCCAGTGGAAGGACCACCTTCTCTCCATCGACCATCTGAAAGAGGGGATCGGCCTGCGCGGCTACGGTCAGAAGGATCCTAAGCAGGAGTACAAGCGCGAGGCTTACCAGCTGTTCATGGACATGATGAACCGCACCCGTCAGGAAGTAGTGGAGAAGATCTTCTGGGTGCAGATCGGCCAGGAAGAGGATCTGGCCCAGTACGAGCTGGAGCAGCCGGAGCAGAAGATGGTCTTCAACCTCGTCGAACCGGAGGCGGAAGAGGCCGCGTCGAAGGGTACCGCGAAAAGTGCGCGCAACGCGGGTAGAAACGAACCCTGCCCATGCGGCAGCGGCAAGAAGTACAAGAAGTGCTGCGGCAAGTAA
- the argJ gene encoding bifunctional glutamate N-acetyltransferase/amino-acid acetyltransferase ArgJ has protein sequence MKGFRFSAVEAAIKKPGRLDLALIFSDYPAQVAAVYTTNKVQAAPVLISRERSKNGRCRALLVNSGNANACTGEQGMADALECGRRTAEALGLSDEELLIASTGVIGQPLPMERFKKGIQPLVDGLDHGTLDDVARAIMTTDTFEKIERRIGEAGGKPYSIWGIAKGAGMIHPNMATMLSFLVTDAEVDGAFLKSAFTEAVDGSFNAITVDNDTSTNDTAVIFANGAAQNPAIKAGTPEGAAFAALLHDVLLSLAKLIVKDGEGATKFVEIRVKGAANQADAKKAALAVANSMLVKTAFFGQDANWGRIIAAIGYSGADVQQDRVEIRFDDVVMATGGVFAGGDAEAAGTRVLQQKEFHVTIDLKLGAGEAVVFTSDLSYDYVRINADYRT, from the coding sequence ATGAAAGGTTTTCGCTTCTCCGCCGTTGAGGCGGCCATTAAGAAGCCGGGCCGGCTCGACCTGGCACTTATATTCTCCGACTACCCCGCCCAGGTGGCGGCGGTCTACACCACCAACAAGGTGCAGGCGGCTCCGGTCCTCATCTCGCGCGAGCGCTCCAAAAACGGCAGGTGCCGCGCCCTCCTCGTGAACAGCGGCAACGCGAACGCCTGCACCGGCGAGCAGGGGATGGCCGACGCACTCGAGTGCGGCAGAAGGACCGCGGAGGCGCTCGGCCTCTCGGACGAGGAACTCCTCATCGCCTCCACCGGCGTCATCGGCCAGCCGCTCCCCATGGAGCGCTTCAAAAAGGGGATCCAGCCGCTCGTCGACGGCCTGGACCACGGCACGCTCGATGACGTGGCCCGCGCGATCATGACCACGGATACCTTCGAGAAGATCGAGCGCCGCATCGGCGAGGCCGGAGGGAAGCCGTACAGCATATGGGGGATCGCAAAAGGGGCGGGGATGATCCATCCCAACATGGCCACCATGCTCTCCTTCCTGGTCACCGATGCGGAAGTCGACGGCGCCTTCCTGAAGAGCGCCTTCACCGAGGCGGTGGACGGCTCCTTCAACGCGATCACGGTCGACAACGACACCTCGACCAACGATACGGCGGTCATCTTCGCCAACGGCGCCGCGCAGAACCCGGCGATCAAGGCGGGGACGCCGGAAGGTGCCGCCTTCGCCGCTCTCCTGCACGACGTGCTCCTCTCCCTGGCGAAGCTTATCGTCAAGGACGGCGAGGGTGCGACCAAGTTCGTCGAGATCAGGGTGAAAGGCGCGGCAAACCAGGCCGACGCCAAGAAGGCGGCGCTCGCCGTCGCCAACTCCATGCTGGTTAAGACCGCCTTCTTCGGTCAGGATGCCAACTGGGGCAGGATCATCGCCGCCATCGGCTACTCGGGTGCCGATGTGCAGCAGGATAGGGTGGAGATCCGCTTCGACGACGTGGTCATGGCAACCGGCGGCGTCTTCGCCGGCGGCGATGCAGAGGCGGCCGGGACCCGCGTCCTGCAGCAGAAGGAATTCCACGTCACCATCGATCTGAAACTCGGCGCCGGTGAGGCCGTCGTTTTCACCAGCGACCTCTCCTACGACTACGTCCGCATCAACGCGGATTACCGGACCTAA
- a CDS encoding DUF2914 domain-containing protein, with protein sequence MIRTRMLPVIAALAATLALPGLSRAGDLKITEMAVTTKIVKGNPIDSVRRISSTSVKALYCFTRFSAPEDTDTTIKQVWYLDDQVVAEYELPVKGAHWRTYSRKAVEKGNSGEWRCDAVDREGKVLKSVSFRMN encoded by the coding sequence ATGATCCGCACCAGGATGTTACCCGTCATCGCTGCATTGGCTGCCACCCTCGCTTTACCGGGCCTTTCGCGCGCGGGCGACCTGAAGATAACGGAGATGGCGGTCACCACGAAGATCGTCAAGGGAAACCCCATCGATTCGGTGCGGCGCATCTCCTCGACCTCGGTCAAGGCGCTGTACTGCTTCACCAGGTTCTCGGCACCTGAGGATACCGACACCACGATCAAACAGGTGTGGTATCTGGACGACCAGGTGGTCGCCGAGTACGAGCTCCCGGTTAAAGGGGCGCACTGGCGCACCTACAGCCGCAAGGCGGTGGAGAAGGGGAACTCGGGCGAGTGGCGCTGCGACGCCGTAGACAGGGAAGGCAAGGTTCTCAAATCGGTTAGCTTCAGGATGAACTAG
- a CDS encoding serine hydrolase domain-containing protein, with protein MRSICFILLVIVFATDSHAGDQPRIDSLMNEAISRNLIAGGVVVIGNRDRILFEKPYGRTSPFPDAPPMAVSTIFDIASLTKVTATTPSVLKLAEEGRLSLLDPVVKWFPEFAGKGKDAILVMNLLTHTSGLDDIPLSSANPMQSAVEGAAAQKLKGEVGHRFRYADLNFILLAELVRRATGAPLDLFAQVSFYRPLGMADTSFHPRETGRCSGTISDDRVLFGEPQDYLCRQLGGVAGHAGLFTTAGDLARFCRMMLAGGVLDGKRVLAQRTVDQMTAPYFSRGGLVVRGLGWDISSPFSAPRGQGFSRVSFGHTGYSGSSIWIDPVSDTFVILLTSRLEYKKVHDFNKLRGDLSTLASQIFGIPPELGEMARFNDE; from the coding sequence ATCAGAAGCATCTGCTTTATCCTGCTGGTCATCGTCTTCGCCACCGATTCCCATGCCGGCGATCAGCCCCGCATCGACTCGCTGATGAACGAGGCCATCTCGCGCAATCTCATTGCCGGCGGCGTCGTGGTCATCGGCAACCGGGACCGCATCCTCTTCGAGAAGCCCTACGGGCGCACCTCCCCGTTTCCCGACGCTCCTCCCATGGCCGTTTCCACCATCTTCGACATCGCCTCGCTCACCAAGGTGACCGCCACCACTCCGTCGGTGCTGAAACTCGCCGAGGAGGGGAGGCTCTCCCTCCTGGACCCGGTCGTCAAGTGGTTCCCGGAGTTCGCCGGGAAGGGGAAGGACGCCATCTTAGTGATGAACCTCCTGACCCATACCTCGGGGCTCGACGACATACCCCTTTCCAGTGCCAACCCGATGCAGAGCGCCGTCGAAGGCGCCGCCGCACAGAAGCTGAAAGGGGAGGTGGGGCATCGCTTCCGCTACGCTGACCTGAACTTCATCCTCCTGGCCGAGCTTGTGCGCCGCGCCACCGGTGCTCCCCTCGACCTCTTCGCCCAGGTATCCTTCTACCGCCCGCTCGGCATGGCCGACACCTCCTTCCATCCCAGGGAGACCGGGCGCTGTTCCGGAACCATCAGCGACGACCGGGTCCTGTTCGGGGAGCCACAGGACTACCTTTGCCGCCAGTTGGGCGGGGTCGCCGGCCACGCCGGCCTCTTCACCACCGCGGGCGACCTTGCCCGCTTCTGCCGCATGATGCTCGCCGGGGGGGTACTCGACGGCAAGAGGGTGCTCGCCCAGCGCACCGTGGACCAGATGACCGCTCCGTATTTCTCGCGCGGCGGACTCGTCGTTCGCGGCCTCGGGTGGGACATCTCATCTCCCTTCTCGGCACCACGCGGCCAGGGGTTCTCGAGGGTCTCCTTCGGGCACACCGGCTACTCGGGCTCCTCGATCTGGATCGACCCGGTATCGGATACCTTCGTCATTCTCCTCACCTCCCGGTTGGAATATAAAAAGGTCCATGATTTCAACAAGCTGCGCGGCGACCTCTCCACGCTCGCCTCGCAGATCTTCGGCATCCCGCCGGAGCTCGGTGAGATGGCCAGGTTCAATGACGAGTGA
- a CDS encoding response regulator codes for MGNRLLLADDSITIQKVVAIIFANEEFELTVVDNGTAALEKAREIKPDVMLVDALMPGKTGYEVCAEIRRDPVLGAVPVILLIGAFEPLDEEKSRQCGADATISKPFESQQLIDRVKEMLELGKTRKTAPPAAAQPAPAAEEIWGDLSSFDAMAQMAPAAAAPAAAPVATPAAAPADEDLWEGVTATAEPAWELPAVEEPAWEAPSAPAQPAAAPAAAVEMVEATMEDDLWGAFELEEEASAAPAESPAQLFGVVEPEAEYEAEEIFSFDEAEEIEETGPPLDLEEPAVDSALTVSEEEFFAFAGESEPAAAVPAEAEAEAEAAAFGVPEYEAFEFGLEEPAPAAPVAAAQAAPVVPAAPVAPAAPAVAAPVQAAPAAASPAAVPELTEDQLVAALSKVSREVIERIVWEVVPDLAEVIIKEEIRKLKSGVRG; via the coding sequence ATGGGCAACAGACTGCTCCTCGCCGATGACAGCATCACTATCCAGAAGGTCGTGGCGATCATCTTCGCCAATGAGGAGTTTGAACTTACCGTTGTCGATAACGGTACTGCTGCCCTTGAAAAGGCGCGGGAGATCAAACCGGACGTGATGCTCGTCGACGCGCTGATGCCGGGCAAGACAGGCTACGAGGTTTGCGCCGAGATCCGCCGTGATCCGGTGCTCGGTGCCGTTCCCGTCATTCTCCTGATCGGCGCCTTTGAGCCGCTAGACGAAGAGAAGTCCCGCCAGTGCGGTGCCGATGCCACCATCTCTAAACCGTTCGAGTCGCAGCAGCTGATCGATCGGGTGAAGGAGATGCTGGAACTCGGCAAGACCCGCAAGACCGCCCCCCCCGCTGCAGCCCAGCCTGCTCCCGCCGCGGAAGAGATCTGGGGTGATCTCTCCTCGTTTGACGCCATGGCCCAGATGGCGCCCGCTGCCGCCGCGCCTGCCGCGGCACCGGTTGCAACGCCCGCTGCCGCACCCGCGGACGAGGACCTCTGGGAAGGTGTCACCGCTACCGCCGAGCCCGCATGGGAACTCCCCGCGGTCGAGGAACCGGCATGGGAGGCGCCGTCGGCGCCGGCACAGCCCGCCGCTGCACCCGCCGCTGCCGTGGAGATGGTGGAGGCGACCATGGAAGACGACTTGTGGGGCGCCTTTGAACTGGAAGAGGAGGCCTCTGCCGCACCTGCCGAATCCCCAGCCCAGCTTTTCGGTGTGGTTGAGCCGGAGGCCGAGTATGAGGCCGAGGAGATCTTCAGCTTCGACGAGGCGGAAGAAATCGAGGAGACCGGCCCGCCGCTTGATCTCGAGGAACCGGCCGTCGATTCCGCGCTCACCGTTTCCGAGGAGGAGTTCTTCGCCTTTGCCGGGGAGTCCGAGCCGGCAGCGGCGGTCCCCGCCGAGGCCGAAGCGGAAGCCGAGGCTGCTGCCTTCGGAGTTCCCGAGTACGAGGCGTTCGAGTTCGGACTTGAGGAGCCTGCACCTGCCGCACCCGTTGCCGCCGCGCAAGCAGCGCCGGTCGTCCCAGCTGCACCCGTTGCACCTGCCGCTCCCGCGGTCGCAGCCCCGGTCCAGGCGGCCCCCGCGGCCGCATCGCCCGCAGCTGTCCCTGAGCTGACCGAGGACCAACTGGTCGCCGCGCTCTCCAAGGTGTCGCGCGAGGTGATCGAGCGGATCGTGTGGGAAGTGGTGCCCGACCTGGCGGAAGTGATCATCAAGGAAGAGATCCGCAAGCTGAAGAGCGGCGTACGCGGTTAA
- a CDS encoding valine--tRNA ligase, giving the protein MANKELEKVYEPKSVEQKWYQEWEGKGYFHASVPSDKPGYSIVIPPPNITGVLHMGHALNNTLQDILCRWKRMAGYNVLWMPGTDHAGIATQNVVERQLAAEGKDRFELGREGFIERVWQWKGESGGQIIGQLKRLGASCDWERERFTMDAGLSKAVREVFVRLYEEKLIYRDNRLINWCPRCHTALSDIEVEHEEKAGHLWHLRYPVVGSDEYVIVATTRPETMLGDTAVAVHPEDERYSHLIGKMVMLPLVNREIPVIADDYVDREFGTGVVKITPAHDFNDFEMGLRHNLDRINVFDESGVVNAAGKQYEGMDRFAARKQVVADLEAAGLLEKIQDHGLSVGGCYRCKTVVEPYMSLQWYVKVGPLAERALAAVKDGRTKIVPQQWENTYYDWMENIRDWCISRQIWWGHRIPAWYCDHCGHITVAKEDPTSCSQCGSDEIRQETDVLDTWFSSALWPFSTMGWPEKTPELAAFYPTSCLVTGFDILFFWVARMMMMGLHFMDEVPFTDVYIHALVRDAQGQKMSKSKGNVIDPLTVIDAYGTDAFRFTLAAFAAQGRDIKLAEERIAGYRNFANKIWNASRFAMMNLEGFDPNQVDVASLKLSNADRWILFRLNEAAASVDSALEGFRFNEAANELYRFTWSEFCDWYIELAKDDLYKGDAERQAATRYVLWLVLENLLRLLHPFMPFITEEIWQALPKKEGAADSIMISDFPTPRDEWKSYAAAASEMELVMEVIKGIRNIRGEMEVAPSKQIAAILDCKSEASLALLKKNEVYVMSLARLSDLAIGQGIERPAEASLQVAGDVEIIVPLKGLVNVEEEEKRLGKEIAKIEKDIEFLSKKLANPSFVERAPADVVEKEREKIAEFENKKKLLEESLEKIQRLK; this is encoded by the coding sequence ATGGCAAACAAAGAGCTGGAAAAGGTTTACGAGCCGAAAAGCGTTGAGCAGAAGTGGTACCAGGAGTGGGAAGGGAAGGGTTACTTCCATGCCTCCGTCCCGTCGGACAAGCCGGGCTACTCCATCGTCATCCCCCCGCCGAACATCACCGGTGTCCTCCACATGGGGCACGCCCTGAACAATACCCTGCAGGACATCCTGTGCCGCTGGAAGAGGATGGCTGGTTACAACGTGCTCTGGATGCCGGGCACGGACCACGCCGGCATCGCCACCCAGAACGTGGTCGAGCGTCAGCTGGCCGCCGAGGGAAAGGACCGCTTCGAGCTTGGTCGCGAGGGGTTCATCGAGCGCGTATGGCAGTGGAAGGGTGAATCCGGCGGGCAGATCATCGGGCAGTTGAAGCGCCTGGGCGCCTCCTGCGACTGGGAGCGCGAGCGCTTCACCATGGATGCCGGTCTTTCGAAGGCGGTGCGCGAGGTCTTCGTACGCCTGTACGAAGAGAAGCTCATCTACCGCGACAACCGCCTGATCAACTGGTGTCCGCGCTGCCACACCGCACTCTCCGACATCGAGGTCGAGCACGAGGAGAAGGCGGGGCACCTGTGGCATCTGCGCTACCCGGTGGTCGGAAGCGATGAGTACGTCATCGTGGCCACCACCCGTCCCGAGACCATGCTGGGCGACACCGCCGTCGCGGTCCACCCGGAGGACGAGCGCTACAGCCACCTGATCGGCAAGATGGTCATGCTCCCGCTGGTGAACCGCGAAATCCCGGTCATCGCCGACGACTACGTCGACCGCGAGTTCGGCACCGGCGTCGTGAAGATCACCCCGGCCCACGATTTCAACGACTTTGAGATGGGCCTCCGGCACAACCTCGACCGCATCAACGTCTTCGACGAGTCCGGCGTGGTGAACGCCGCCGGCAAGCAGTACGAGGGGATGGACCGCTTCGCCGCAAGAAAGCAGGTGGTGGCGGACCTCGAGGCGGCCGGGCTCCTCGAGAAGATCCAGGACCACGGTCTCTCCGTGGGTGGCTGCTACCGCTGCAAGACCGTCGTCGAGCCGTACATGTCGCTGCAGTGGTACGTGAAGGTCGGACCGCTCGCGGAGCGGGCGCTCGCCGCGGTCAAGGACGGCCGCACCAAGATCGTGCCGCAGCAGTGGGAAAACACCTACTACGACTGGATGGAGAACATCCGCGACTGGTGTATCTCGCGCCAGATCTGGTGGGGCCACCGCATCCCGGCCTGGTACTGCGACCACTGCGGCCACATCACCGTAGCGAAGGAAGACCCGACTTCGTGCAGCCAGTGCGGCTCCGACGAGATCCGCCAGGAGACCGACGTGCTAGACACCTGGTTCTCCTCGGCGCTTTGGCCGTTCTCCACCATGGGATGGCCGGAGAAGACCCCCGAGCTCGCCGCCTTCTACCCGACCTCCTGCCTCGTCACCGGTTTCGACATCCTCTTCTTCTGGGTCGCCCGCATGATGATGATGGGGCTGCACTTCATGGACGAGGTCCCCTTCACCGATGTCTACATCCACGCCCTCGTGCGCGACGCGCAGGGGCAGAAGATGTCCAAGTCGAAAGGGAACGTCATCGACCCGCTCACCGTGATCGATGCCTACGGCACCGACGCCTTCCGCTTCACCCTGGCCGCCTTCGCGGCGCAAGGGCGCGACATCAAACTCGCCGAGGAGAGGATCGCCGGGTACCGCAACTTCGCCAACAAGATCTGGAACGCCTCGCGCTTCGCCATGATGAACCTGGAAGGTTTCGATCCGAACCAGGTCGATGTCGCGTCGCTCAAGCTCTCCAACGCCGACCGCTGGATCCTTTTCCGCCTGAACGAGGCGGCCGCCTCGGTCGACTCCGCCCTCGAAGGGTTCCGCTTCAACGAGGCGGCGAACGAGCTGTACCGCTTCACCTGGAGTGAGTTCTGCGACTGGTACATCGAACTCGCCAAGGACGACCTCTACAAAGGGGACGCCGAGCGCCAGGCTGCGACCAGGTACGTGCTCTGGCTCGTGCTCGAGAACCTCCTGCGTCTTCTGCACCCGTTCATGCCGTTCATCACCGAGGAGATCTGGCAGGCGCTTCCGAAGAAGGAAGGCGCGGCCGACTCCATCATGATCTCCGACTTCCCGACCCCGCGCGATGAGTGGAAGAGTTACGCCGCGGCCGCCTCCGAGATGGAGCTGGTCATGGAAGTGATCAAGGGGATCAGGAACATCAGGGGCGAGATGGAAGTGGCCCCGAGCAAGCAGATCGCCGCCATCCTCGACTGCAAGTCCGAGGCGAGCCTCGCGCTTTTGAAGAAGAACGAAGTCTACGTGATGAGCCTTGCGCGCCTTTCCGATCTCGCCATCGGTCAGGGGATCGAGCGTCCCGCCGAGGCCTCGCTGCAGGTGGCAGGTGACGTCGAGATCATCGTTCCGCTTAAAGGGCTCGTGAACGTCGAGGAAGAGGAGAAGCGCCTCGGCAAGGAGATCGCGAAGATCGAGAAGGACATCGAGTTCCTGTCCAAGAAGCTCGCCAACCCGAGCTTCGTCGAGCGTGCGCCGGCCGACGTGGTCGAGAAGGAGCGCGAGAAGATCGCCGAGTTCGAGAACAAGAAGAAGCTCCTCGAGGAGAGCCTGGAGAAGATCCAGAGATTGAAGTAG
- a CDS encoding prepilin peptidase, producing MTPYILYALFAFLLGAVVGSFLNVCICRMPHGESVVSPPSHCPKCDYQIRWYDNIPILSYLALSGKCRSCGTHISIQYPLVEALNGLLALALFVKFFPPAFLDMAPLEAMGRPAFYFIVLFVFCCALVVITFIDLEHQIIPDSISLPGIVVGFLVSFFIPHIGWLNSLIGIVAGGGSLLLIAWIYQAVAKKEGMGGGDIKLLAMMGAFLGWKSILFIIFVSSLLGSAIGVTLMAIRKKDSTLAIPFGPFLASAAVLYIFYGRRIINWYLNMGG from the coding sequence TTGACTCCTTACATTCTCTACGCCTTATTCGCCTTCCTGCTGGGGGCAGTGGTCGGTTCCTTTCTGAACGTCTGCATCTGCCGGATGCCGCACGGCGAGTCGGTGGTGTCGCCGCCGTCGCACTGCCCTAAGTGCGACTACCAGATCCGCTGGTACGACAACATCCCGATCCTCAGCTACCTGGCACTCAGCGGTAAGTGCCGCTCTTGCGGGACGCACATCTCGATCCAGTACCCGCTCGTCGAGGCTCTGAACGGGCTTTTAGCGCTCGCCCTCTTCGTCAAGTTCTTCCCGCCTGCTTTCCTGGACATGGCACCGCTGGAGGCGATGGGGCGGCCGGCCTTCTATTTCATCGTCCTCTTCGTGTTCTGCTGCGCTCTCGTCGTGATAACCTTCATCGACCTCGAACACCAGATCATCCCTGATTCGATCTCGCTTCCCGGCATCGTCGTCGGGTTCCTCGTCTCGTTCTTCATCCCGCACATCGGCTGGCTCAACTCGCTGATCGGCATCGTGGCCGGCGGCGGAAGCCTGCTCCTCATCGCCTGGATCTACCAGGCGGTCGCCAAGAAGGAGGGCATGGGGGGGGGCGATATCAAGCTGCTGGCCATGATGGGGGCGTTCCTCGGATGGAAATCGATCCTCTTCATCATCTTCGTCTCGTCGCTGCTCGGCTCCGCCATCGGCGTTACCCTGATGGCGATAAGGAAGAAGGACTCCACCCTCGCGATACCCTTCGGCCCCTTCCTGGCTAGCGCCGCTGTCCTCTACATCTTCTACGGCCGACGCATCATCAACTGGTACCTGAACATGGGAGGGTGA